A stretch of the Psychroserpens sp. Hel_I_66 genome encodes the following:
- a CDS encoding adenylate kinase translates to MIKLHDLYFKPFISEQEVDKTVQRLVDEIVADLKDEIPVFVGILNGSFMFVSDFVKKYPKPCEVTFIKLASYEGLKSTEDIQRLIGLTQDLTGRKVVILEDIIDSGKTLEEVHRIFENENVDELKIATLFYKPEAYKKDYKLHYVGIEIPDKFIVGYGLDYDGLGRDLPAIYQLKNTQHMTNLVLFGPPGAGKGTQANFLKEKYNLVHISTGDVFRFNIKNETALGMLAKSYMDKGELVPDQVTIDMLNAEVEKNAGANGFIFDGFPRTNAQAEALDQLMEQKDSQINAMIALEVDDEVLVGRLLERGKTSGRKDDADETIIRNRITEYYKKTAILKDYYQAQDKYFGVDGVGSIEGITERLNKVIDKL, encoded by the coding sequence GTGATTAAACTACACGATTTATATTTTAAACCTTTTATTTCTGAACAGGAAGTTGATAAAACGGTGCAACGTTTGGTTGATGAGATTGTGGCAGATTTAAAAGATGAGATTCCTGTATTTGTAGGTATTTTAAATGGCTCATTTATGTTTGTGAGTGATTTTGTAAAAAAATACCCTAAACCCTGTGAAGTCACATTTATTAAATTGGCATCCTATGAAGGTTTGAAATCAACAGAGGATATTCAAAGATTGATTGGATTGACTCAGGATCTTACAGGTAGAAAAGTGGTGATTCTTGAAGATATCATAGATTCGGGAAAAACGTTAGAAGAAGTCCATCGTATTTTTGAGAACGAAAATGTCGACGAACTAAAAATAGCGACTTTGTTTTACAAGCCAGAAGCGTATAAAAAAGATTATAAATTACATTATGTTGGGATTGAGATTCCTGATAAGTTCATTGTTGGTTATGGATTAGACTACGATGGATTAGGAAGGGATTTACCAGCAATTTATCAATTAAAAAACACACAACACATGACTAATTTAGTCCTATTTGGACCTCCAGGAGCAGGGAAGGGAACACAAGCCAATTTCTTAAAGGAAAAATATAATCTCGTACATATTTCAACAGGAGATGTATTTCGTTTTAATATAAAAAATGAAACTGCTTTAGGAATGTTAGCAAAATCTTATATGGATAAGGGAGAATTAGTGCCAGATCAAGTAACGATTGACATGTTAAATGCAGAAGTTGAGAAAAATGCAGGTGCCAATGGATTTATATTTGACGGTTTTCCAAGAACAAACGCACAAGCAGAAGCATTAGACCAGTTAATGGAACAAAAAGATTCTCAAATAAATGCAATGATCGCATTAGAGGTCGATGATGAGGTTTTAGTTGGACGTCTTTTAGAGCGAGGAAAAACCAGTGGAAGAAAAGATGATGCAGATGAAACTATTATTAGAAATAGAATAACAGAATACTATAAAAAAACAGCAATATTAAAAGATTACTATCAAGCTCAAGATAAATATTTTGGAGTTGATGGTGTTGGCAGTATTGAAGGTATTACTGAGCGTTTGAATAAGGTAATTGATAAACTTTAG
- the obgE gene encoding GTPase ObgE, with the protein MTEGNFVDYVKMQVSSGKGGQGSAHLHREKYIEKGGPDGGDGGRGGHIIIRGNSNLWTLLHLKFKRHARAGHGGHGSKSRSTGADGEDVYLDVPLGTVIKDTETEETLFEITEEGEEHIVAQGGRGGLGNWHFKNSRNQTPRYAQPGEDLEEKRVTLELKILADVGLVGFPNAGKSTLLSVITSAKPKIADYEFTTLKPNLGIVEYRDFQTFVMADIPGIIEGAAEGKGLGHYFLRHIERNSILLFLIPADAKDIRKQYDILLDELKRYNPEMLDKERMIAISKSDMLDEELQTEMKAQLDKELPIKYMFISSVAQKGITELKDKLWKMLND; encoded by the coding sequence ATGACCGAAGGAAATTTTGTTGACTACGTAAAAATGCAAGTATCTTCTGGTAAGGGAGGTCAAGGTTCTGCACACTTACATCGTGAAAAGTACATAGAAAAAGGTGGTCCAGATGGAGGAGATGGTGGACGTGGAGGTCATATTATTATCCGCGGAAATTCTAACCTTTGGACGCTCCTGCATTTAAAATTCAAACGTCACGCACGAGCAGGTCATGGAGGTCACGGAAGTAAAAGTAGAAGTACAGGAGCAGATGGTGAAGATGTCTATTTAGATGTGCCATTAGGAACTGTAATTAAAGATACAGAAACCGAAGAAACACTTTTTGAAATTACCGAAGAAGGTGAAGAACATATCGTTGCACAAGGTGGACGTGGCGGATTGGGAAACTGGCATTTTAAAAATTCCCGAAATCAAACACCACGTTACGCACAACCTGGTGAAGATCTCGAAGAAAAGCGAGTAACGCTCGAACTCAAAATTCTTGCAGATGTAGGCTTAGTTGGTTTTCCTAATGCAGGAAAATCGACATTGCTATCTGTAATTACCTCTGCAAAACCTAAAATTGCCGATTACGAGTTTACAACTCTAAAACCAAATTTAGGTATTGTTGAGTATCGTGATTTCCAGACCTTTGTTATGGCAGATATTCCAGGGATTATTGAAGGTGCTGCAGAAGGTAAAGGCCTTGGTCACTACTTTTTGCGTCACATTGAGCGTAATTCCATCTTGCTTTTTCTTATTCCTGCAGATGCTAAGGATATTAGAAAACAATATGATATTTTACTGGATGAACTTAAGCGTTACAACCCAGAAATGTTGGATAAAGAGCGCATGATCGCTATCTCAAAAAGTGATATGCTCGATGAGGAACTGCAAACAGAAATGAAAGCTCAACTGGATAAGGAGCTTCCAATTAAATACATGTTTATTTCTTCCGTAGCACAAAAAGGGATTACAGAGTTGAAGGACAAGCTTTGGAAGATGCTGAATGATTAA
- a CDS encoding DUF4136 domain-containing protein — protein MKNLYVLLAVILLTSCSSIRVNYDYEKTRDFTQYKTYNYFSDVNTGMSELDSKRLFKAFDDAMQSKGYALSQTPDFLVDIKSAEFQQARNNNVGVGVGGGGRNAGGGISIGLPLGQSQLGREIVFDFVDESNNQLFWQAISESNYKPNASPEKREANFVALVEKVLKGFPPETK, from the coding sequence ATGAAAAATCTATATGTACTTTTAGCTGTAATCTTATTAACCTCCTGTTCTTCGATTAGGGTTAATTACGATTACGAGAAAACACGAGACTTTACCCAATACAAAACCTATAATTATTTTAGTGATGTCAATACAGGGATGAGCGAATTGGATTCAAAACGCTTATTCAAAGCTTTTGATGATGCGATGCAGAGTAAAGGTTACGCTCTGTCCCAAACTCCAGATTTTTTAGTCGATATTAAAAGTGCGGAATTTCAGCAAGCAAGAAATAACAATGTTGGAGTTGGCGTTGGTGGTGGAGGTCGTAATGCTGGTGGCGGAATTTCCATTGGGCTTCCATTAGGACAAAGTCAGTTAGGTAGAGAGATTGTGTTCGATTTTGTCGATGAAAGCAATAACCAATTGTTTTGGCAAGCCATTTCAGAATCCAATTATAAACCAAATGCTTCTCCCGAAAAGCGTGAAGCTAATTTTGTAGCTTTAGTAGAAAAAGTGCTAAAGGGCTTTCCGCCAGAAACGAAATAA
- a CDS encoding T9SS type A sorting domain-containing protein: MKKITLFIFTSLLTSLLSISLYSQEPIFEPTMNITVYLSVNSPANETVENAIDGVINTKYLDFEEQDGTGFTVDLGDTSEIAQSIDITTANDFELRDPTMVEISGSLDGTSFTPITTISIPCITERFFTRSFDFTNTIAYSFYRINFIQECDDIEGIIQIAEVQLFDAPQLSIDDFKINQGVDIIPNPSNGIFNINSQQNILITNVSIYDLTGKNVLNIKNNSEINASNLSKGMYLVKISTATGSVLKKLIIN, from the coding sequence ATGAAAAAAATTACTTTATTTATTTTTACTTCACTCTTAACTTCACTCTTATCGATCTCATTGTATTCTCAAGAGCCAATTTTTGAGCCAACTATGAATATAACGGTATACTTATCAGTAAATTCTCCTGCTAACGAAACAGTAGAAAACGCTATTGATGGGGTCATAAATACTAAGTATTTAGATTTTGAGGAACAAGACGGAACTGGATTTACTGTAGATTTGGGAGACACGTCTGAAATAGCTCAATCCATTGACATAACTACCGCAAACGATTTTGAATTAAGGGATCCTACTATGGTTGAAATTTCTGGATCTTTAGATGGAACAAGTTTTACGCCAATAACAACAATTAGCATTCCTTGCATTACCGAAAGATTTTTTACCAGAAGCTTTGATTTTACAAATACAATCGCTTATTCATTTTATAGAATTAATTTTATTCAAGAATGCGATGATATAGAAGGAATCATTCAAATAGCCGAAGTTCAATTGTTTGACGCTCCTCAATTAAGTATTGATGACTTTAAAATAAATCAAGGAGTTGATATCATTCCAAACCCAAGTAATGGAATATTTAATATAAATTCTCAACAAAACATATTAATTACCAATGTATCTATTTATGATTTAACTGGTAAAAATGTACTAAACATTAAAAATAATTCAGAAATAAACGCTTCAAATTTATCAAAAGGTATGTATTTGGTGAAAATTTCAACAGCAACTGGAAGTGTTTTAAAAAAATTAATTATCAATTAA
- a CDS encoding SDR family oxidoreductase, producing the protein MDTLKDKVALITGGTKGIGYGVAEALLNQGIKVVITSRNEDSANKAAKELAEKTNSKGQIIGVEADVRYLESQAAAVKQAIDTFGQLDIVIANAGLGHFGSIEDLTSDQWNDVIDTNLTGVFNSIKASVDELKKSKGYYITISSLAGTNFFAGGSAYNASKFGVTGFTQAVMLDLREHGIKVSTIMPGSVSTHFNGNEPSDKGAWKIQIEDLGELVVDLLKMNPRTLPSKIEVRPTTPPSK; encoded by the coding sequence ATGGATACATTAAAAGATAAAGTAGCTCTAATAACAGGAGGCACAAAAGGCATTGGATATGGTGTTGCAGAAGCATTGCTAAATCAAGGTATTAAAGTTGTAATTACAAGTCGTAACGAAGATTCCGCTAATAAAGCAGCCAAAGAGCTTGCAGAAAAAACAAACTCTAAAGGCCAAATAATAGGTGTAGAGGCAGATGTAAGATATCTAGAAAGCCAAGCTGCTGCTGTGAAACAAGCTATAGATACATTTGGGCAATTAGACATCGTAATTGCCAATGCAGGTTTGGGGCATTTTGGAAGTATTGAAGACTTAACATCAGACCAATGGAACGATGTAATTGACACGAATCTAACAGGAGTGTTTAATTCTATAAAAGCCAGTGTTGATGAACTCAAAAAATCTAAAGGGTATTATATTACCATATCGAGTTTAGCTGGAACAAACTTTTTTGCTGGAGGTTCTGCTTATAATGCAAGTAAGTTTGGAGTTACAGGATTTACGCAAGCGGTTATGTTGGATTTACGAGAACATGGTATTAAAGTTAGTACGATAATGCCAGGTTCTGTATCGACCCATTTTAATGGTAATGAACCAAGTGATAAAGGTGCTTGGAAAATTCAGATTGAAGATTTAGGGGAGTTGGTAGTTGATTTATTAAAAATGAACCCAAGAACGTTACCAAGTAAAATTGAGGTTCGCCCAACGACACCTCCAAGTAAATAG